The Cellulosimicrobium sp. ES-005 genome segment CCGCCCGTGCCGTCCGAGCTGGCGCTCTCCTGCTGGTCGGCGTTCTTGCGGACCTTGTCCGCCGCGTCCCGGAGCGTCGCGGTGGCGGCGGCCAGCGCCGGGCCCAGCTCTGCGGACCAACGGCCGCGGAGCTCGTCGCCGTCCGGTCCGGCCCAGCGGGCCCCGCTCACGGTCGAGTCCAGCGTGCTCCGCGTGGTCGTGAGCGCCTCGGACGCCGTCGTGAGGCTCTGCGCGAGCGCGCGCAGCTCGCCGATGTCGGCACCGTAGAACCCCATGGTCGTCCCTCTGTCGCTGCGGATCGTGCCTCCGGAGCGTACGCGGGCGGGCGCCGCCGCGTCTCGTCCCGCTCATGGGGCGAGGTCCCCATCGGGCGCGCGTCGCGGCACGCGAGCGCGGCGCGCGGTCAGGCGGAGAGGACCCCCGCGAGCCGGTCGAGGACGATCCGACCCGCCGGCGGGACGCGGTGCGCGTCGGCCGGGGTCAGCCACGCGAGCTCGGCGATCTCGGCGTTCGGCGCCGGCTCGGGCGACCCGGGAGCCGGCTCGGCGTACATGCAGTGCATGCGCACGACCCGCCCGCCGAGGCCGTGCCCAGGCGCCTCGGCGACGAAGCCGGGGCGGACCGACGTCGGGTCGAGGCGCACCCCCAGCTCCTCGTGGATCTCGCGCACCAGCGCCTCGGCGTCCGACTCGCCGGGCTCGACCTTGCCGCCCGGCATGAAGAAGCGGTCCTTGCCCGTCGTGCGGACGGCGAGCAGGCGCCCGTCGCGGACGTTCACCCAGCCGACGGTGCGCAGCGGCGGCAGCGCGGCGGGCTCGGGGGAGGGCGGGTCGGTGCGGGGGAGGTCGTGCGACGTCACGCCCCCACTGTGCCATCTCCGGCGCGCCGCCTCCGCGGCGCCGTCCGACCCGGACGGCTCGACGCTGACGGCTCGACGACGACCGGCACCCCCGACGGCGCGTGGCGCACCCAG includes the following:
- a CDS encoding NUDIX domain-containing protein, with translation MTSHDLPRTDPPSPEPAALPPLRTVGWVNVRDGRLLAVRTTGKDRFFMPGGKVEPGESDAEALVREIHEELGVRLDPTSVRPGFVAEAPGHGLGGRVVRMHCMYAEPAPGSPEPAPNAEIAELAWLTPADAHRVPPAGRIVLDRLAGVLSA